A single region of the Nicotiana sylvestris chromosome 6, ASM39365v2, whole genome shotgun sequence genome encodes:
- the LOC104239223 gene encoding tetraspanin-8-like, which yields MVRVSNFLISFVNLLTFVLAIMAIAIGIWAKAEESKSLCQKAIYMPFLIFGASLLVLSLMGLVGSCCRASFFLWIYLFFLFLFIVGMICFSVFTILVTNKNVGKALSGKGDNEAKFGDWQYWLERHVVNEKHWGDIKSCMATFKYCQMIPRGKSADFYKYSLTFTQSSCCKPPTYCGFEFHNATHWTMPKAGPAVPDSDCKTWSNVQNELCFNCQSCKSSFLESIQKNWNKFALINFCVFVFIIIIYSVGCCALRNNRSKGYYKPYP from the exons atggTTCGTGTAAGCAATTTCTTAATCTCATTTGTTAACTTGTTAACCTTTGTTCTTGCTATAATGGCTATAGCAATTGGCATTTGGGCTAAAGCAGAAGAAAGTAAAAGCCTTTGCCAAAAAGCAATTTACATGCCTTTTTTAATATTTGGGGCATCACTTCTCGTACTTTCTTTAATGGGATTAGTGGGATCTTGCTGTAGAGCCTCATTTTTCCTATGgatatatttattttttctgtttttgttCATTGTGGGAATGATTTGTTTCTCGGTTTTCACTATTTTGGTTACAAATAAGAACGTGGGCAAGGCTTTATCTGGAAAGGGAGATAATGAAGCCAAATTTGGAGATTGGCAATATTGGTTGGAGAGGCATGTTGTTAATGAAAAACATTGGGGTGATATTAAGAGTTGTATGGCTACTTTCAAATATTGTCAAATGATTCCACGTGGCAAATCTGCAGATTTTTACAAATATAGCCTCACCTTTACTCAG TCGAGTTGTTGTAAACCGCCAACTTACTGCGGCTTTGAGTTTCACAATGCAACCCACTGGACAATGCCAAAAGCAGGACCAGCCGTGCCAGACAGTGATTGCAAAACTTGGAGCAATGTTCAGAATGAGCTCTGTTTCAATTGCCAATCATGCAAATCATCATTCCTTGAATCTATACAGAAAAATTGGAACAAATTTGCACTCATCAACTTTTGTGTCTTCGTTTTTATCATCATAATTTACTCTGTTGGTTGTTGTGCTCTAAGGAACAATAGATCAAAAGGATACTATAAACCATACCCTTAA